One Panicum virgatum strain AP13 chromosome 3N, P.virgatum_v5, whole genome shotgun sequence DNA segment encodes these proteins:
- the LOC120667947 gene encoding mucin-19-like yields the protein MAGGASSGDRGAWEAASTVFRIAKVCLSLASAVMTATSKQCASRPDGGGGLAAGAVSYSDLGSFRYAALANLLSAALQGVAIFLEVVGKGRWAKAVELVDKVVLALTSTAAPLLLAADDIASCGPPRGGGGSRRRQRVSFGANRLELASREETEAVAGVAVAVTTPSTGTATTNASSSLAAAAAAASSPTSPATNTFASNASCSTAITKAAAAAFFPAATTITSCPASAFFPAAATTSTSCPVPATAVTTHSTAVTTCFSLSLAAAASTQSHSTAAAATSSSATAMQLRLRRRVRSHANTICCDCDVSSDAVVLPPFVFTLSSYIFRA from the exons atggccggcggcgcgagctcCGGCGACCGGGGTGCGTGGGAGGCGGCCAGCACCGTGTTCCGCATCGCCAAGGTGTGCCTCTCGCTGGCGTCGGCCGTCATGACGGCCACCTCGAAGCAGTGCGCGTCCcggccggacggcggcggcggcctcgctgCCGGCGCAGTCTCGTACAGCGACCTCGGCTCATTCCG GTACGCGGCGCTGGCCAACCTGCTGTCGGCGGCGCTCCAGGGCGTGGCGATCTTCCTGGAGGTGGTCGGGAAGGGGCGGTGGGCCAAGGCCGTGGAGCTCGTCGACAAGGTCGTGCTGGCGCTCACGTCGAcggccgcgccgctgctgctcgccgccgacgacatCGCCTCCTGCGGGCCgccccgtggcggcggcgggagtcgCCGGCGACAGCGCGTGAGCTTCGGCGCAAACAGGCTTGAGCTGGCGTC TCGTGAAGAAACTGAAGcggtcgccggcgtcgccgtcgccgtcaccaCCCCCTCGACGGGCACCGCCACCACCAACGCCTCGtcgtccctcgccgccgccgccgccgcagcctcctcTCCCACCAGTCCGGCCACCAACACCTTCGCCTCCAACGCCTCCTGCTCCACAGCCATcaccaaggccgccgccgccgccttcttccccgccgccaccaccatcaccTCCTGTCCAGCCAGCGccttcttccccgccgccgccaccaccagcacctCCTGTCCAGTGCCTGCCACCGCCGTCACCACCCACTCCACGGCCGTCACCACCTGCTTCTCCCTGTCCCTGGCTGCCGCCGCTTCCACCCAGTCCCactccacggccgccgccgccacctcctcatcCGCCACGGCCATGCAGTTGCGGCTGCGACGGCGGGTGCGATCGCACGCCAACACCATTTGTTGTGATTGTGATGTTAGTAGTGATGCTGTTGTTTTGCCGCCTTTCGTCTTCACGTTAAGTTCCTATATATTCAGAGCTTAA
- the LOC120666380 gene encoding rRNA-processing protein FYV7-like, giving the protein MKRSPPGETLAGEGGSGGFGKGKGKGRWGGGSRRRRRNEHRLGVGGGGALSLAAFASAKSRNTGYNPALIKKKKEFYNNAKLISKYKRTKKQQSQSNNPPEFPIREDRGDNAQNVPKLHHKGNKRTAQSLKEEYEKKRAEDEKAKKERDAIIQAKREQQEKSEVKRRELREKMFKKTRSGQPVMKYRIEHLLETALQSK; this is encoded by the exons ATGAAGCGGTCGCCGCCAGGGGAGACGttggccggcgagggaggaagCGGCGGGttcgggaaggggaaggggaaagggAGGTGGGGTGGCGGGAGCCGGAGGCGGAGACGGAACGAGCATCGgctgggcgtcggcggcggcggggcgctctCCCTCGCGGCGTTCGCCAGCGCCAAGTCCCGGAACACCGGCTACAACCCGGCCCTCATCA agaagaagaaagagttCTACAATAATGCTAAGTTAATTAGCAAGTACAAAAGGACAAAGAAGCAACAAAGTCAGTCAAACAACCCTCCAGAATTTCCAATACGTGAG GATAGGGGTGATAATGCACAAAATGTGCCAAAGCTGCATCATAAAGGGAATAAGCGCACTGCACAAAGCTTGAAGGAGGAATATGAGAAAAAGCGTGCAGAGGATGAGAAGGCTAAGAAGGAGCGGGATGCGATCATTCAGGCAAAGAGGGAACAACAGGAGAAGTCTGAGGTGAAGCGGAGAGAACTGAGGGAGAAGATGTTCAAGAAGACAAGATCTGGTCAACCTGTGATGAAATACCGGATTGAGCATCTCTTGGAGACTGCGCTACAAAGCAAGTGA
- the LOC120666378 gene encoding conserved oligomeric Golgi complex subunit 8-like — MDLLDAGHRHAPAADMDGTAASALPLAGAAYQPYVSELLSFSIERLDKEPELLRVDAERVRRQMQEVAVENYAAFIAASEALSFVRAQLEGFDSHLEALIEEIPNLTSGCTEFVKSAQKILEERKLNQTLLANHSTLLDLLEIPQLMDTCIRNGNYDEALDLEAFVNKISKLHPDLPVIQGLAAEVKKTIQSLISQLLQKLRSNIQLPECLRIVAHLRRIGVFSESELRLQFLRCREALLSGILEDLDQRNVYDYLKGMVTCHRVHLFDVVNQYRAIFNNDKSGNEENYDGGLLFSWVMQQVSNHLTTLQVMLPNITEGGSLSNILDQCMYCAMGLGLVGLDFRGLLPPIFENVVLNLFSKNMSTAVENFQVVLDSHRWVPMPSVGFVANGVVDETSDDVTPPSVLMEHPPLAVFVNGVSAAMNELRPCAPLSLKHVLAQEVVKGLQAVSDSLVRYNAMRMLRGNESALFLSLCQAFIEVVHPYCAACFGRCYPNAATLITECQSTFSAVSQLLIVPARSNSSSIDRRQSGGIDRKQSGGIGRKQSGSIERGQSGGIDRKQSIESAGSAVTDNGLPADGPGPEVNSDAAAPASADQDDA; from the exons ATGGACCTCCTCGACGCGGGCCACCGccacgcccccgccgccgacatGGACGGCACCGCGGCCTCCGCGCTCCCGCTCGCGGGCGCGGCCTACCAGCCCTACGtctccgagctcctctccttcTCCATCGAGCGCCTCGACAAG GAGCCGGAGCTGCTGCGGGTCGACGCGGAGCGGGTGCGGCGGCAGATgcaggaggtggcggtggagaACTACGCCGCCTTCATCGCGGCGTCCGAGGCGCTCTCCTTCGTCCGCGCGCAGCTCGAGGGGTTCGACAGCCACCTCGAAGCCCTG ATAGAGGAGATACCAAATTTAACATCTGGCTGCACTGAGTTTGTCAAGTCAGCACAGAAAATTTTGGAAGAGAGGAAGCTTAATCAAACATTACTAGCCAACCATAGTACCTTGCTTGACTTGCTTGAAATCCCACAACTGATGGACAC GTGCATACGGAATGGGAACTATGATGAGGCACTTGATCTAGAAGCTTTtgtaaacaaaatttcaaagttgCACCCTGA TTTACCTGTTATCCAAGGATTAGCTGCTGAAGTCAAGAAGACAATACAGTCACTAATTTCACAGCTTCTCCAGAAACTTCGGTCAAATATTCAG TTACCTGAGTGCCTTCGTATTGTAGCACATTTGCGTCGAATTGGAGTTTTCAGTGAATCAGAATTGCGATTACAG TTCTTGAGGTGCAGGGAAGCATTGCTGTCTGGGATTCTTGAAGATCTGGACCAGAGGAATGTTTATGATTACCTGAAAGGCATGGTGACTTGCCACAGGGTACATTTGTTTGATGTTGTTAATCAATACCGAGCAATATTTAACAATGATAAATCTGGAAATGAGGAGAACTATGATGGTGGGCTGCTTTTCAGCTGGGTAATGCAACAAGTTAGTAATCACCTCACAACTCTTCAAGTTATGTTACCAAACATAACTGAAGGTGGGTCTCTGTCCAACATTCTTGATCAATGCATG TATTGTGCAATGGGTCTTGGCTTAGTTGGGTTGGATTTCCGTGGCTTACTTCCACCAATCTTTGAAAA TGTGGTTCTAAATTTATTCTCAAAGAATATGAGTACGGCGGTAGAAAATTTCCAG GTGGTTTTGGATTCACACCGTTGGGTTCCGATGCCATCTGTTGGCTTCGTAGCAAATGGAGTTGTGGATGAGACTTCTGATGATGTGACTCCACCTTCTGTTTTAATGGAGCATCCACCTCTTGCAGTGTTTGTTAATG GTGTTTCAGCAGCAATGAATGAGCTGAGACCATGTGCGCCATTGAGCTTGAAACATGTCCTTGCTCAGGAGGTGGTGAAGGGATTACAGGCAGTCTCTGACTCCCTAGTTAGATACAACGCCATGCGAATGCTGCGTGGGAATGAGTCCGCTCTGTTCCTTTCACTCTGTCAGGCATTTATCGAG GTCGTACACCCTTACTGTGCTGCATGTTTTGGCCGATGCTACCCGAACGCAGCAACTCTGATCACAGAGTGCCAGAGCACATTCAGCGCTGTCAGCCAGCTACTGATTGTACCTGCGAGATCAAACAGTTCCAGCATTGATAGAAGGCAGTCAGGAGGCATAGACAGGAAGCAGTCGGGAGGCATTGGCAGGAAGCAGTCGGGGAGCATTGAACGAGGGCAGTCGGGAGGCATCGACCGAAAGCAGTCCATTGAGAGCGCTGGGTCAGCCGTCACCGATAATGGGCTCCCGGCTGATGGACCGGGCCCTGAGGTCAACAGTGATGCTGCAGCCCCAGCCTCTGCGGATCAGGATGATGCGTGA
- the LOC120666379 gene encoding E3 ubiquitin-protein ligase MIEL1-like: MGGAHFPGDNDAAEVDAACDGEVDRRDVGKMEHGCEHYRRRCKIVAPCCKQVFPCRHCHNEATASGDRHAICRQDIEKVVCLLCDTEQPASQVCVSCGVNMGEYFCDICKFYDDDTEKLVYHCNDCGICRVGGKDNFFHCVKCGSCYSVALRDNHQCVENSMRQNCPICYEYLFDSLQGTRVLNCGHTMHMECFSDMVEHNKYTCPICSKTALDMTSHWEMLDQEIEATIMPPVYRYKIWVLCNDCNKVSEVNFHVIGHKCSHCNSYNTRSTSQPADSSGSSSLTTDSSDNNL; this comes from the exons atggGGGGAGCGCACTTCCCTGGCGACAACGACGCCGCCGAGGTCGACGCGGCCTGCGACGGGGAGGTCGACCGCCGCGACGTGGGCAAGATGGAGCACGg GTGCGAGCATTACCGGCGGAGGTGTAAGATCGTGGCGCCGTGCTGCAAGCAGGTGTTCCCCTGCCGCCACTGTCACAACGAGGCCACG GCTTCAGGAGATCGACATGCAATATGTCGCCAAGATATTGAAAAA GTAGTTTGTCTACTCTGTGATACTGAACAGCCG GCGTCACAAGTGTGTGTAAGCTGTGGAGTCAATATGGGAGAGTACTTCTGTGATATATGCAAATTTTATGATGATGAT ACAGAGAAATTGGTGTACCATTGCAACGATTGTGGCATCTGCAG GGTTGGTGGCAAGGATAATTTCTTTCATTGTGTGAAGTGTG GGTCTTGCTATTCTGTTGCACTGCGTGATAATCATCAGTGTGTGGAAAACTCAATGAGACAGAATTGCCCAATCTGTTATGAG TATCTATTTGATTCGTTACAAGGAACAAGAGTGCTTAACTGTGGACACACGATGCACATGGAATGCTTTTCGGATATGGTGGAACATAACAA ATACACTTGTCCAATATGCTCGAAAACAGCTCTTGACATGACAAGTCACTGGGAGATGTTGGATCAAGAG ATTGAAGCAACAATCATGCCTCCTGTATATCGTTACAAG ATTTGGGTGCTCTGCAACGACTGCAACAAGGTCTCAGAGGTGAACTTCCATGTGATTGGTCACAAGTGCAGCCACTGCAACTCGTACAACACCCGATCGACATCACAGCCCGCAGATTCATCCGGAAGCAGCTCGCTGACAACAGACTCGTCCGACAACAACCTGTAG